The proteins below come from a single Dinghuibacter silviterrae genomic window:
- a CDS encoding alpha-N-acetylglucosaminidase: MNRGLWLRLLPAALAFYTMKAQGQPVPFAAPAQPASVAGASAGTPAPDAPPPGDPMGPFGQGSSSGAGAWAAGTAEASAQGLIRRLLPTRVGDFIVERLDAGPDAAAGHASGRADGQAAGRVDGYASGHADSRDVFEIESRGRRIVLRGNTGVSIASALYYYLTEYAHCQVTWNGSNLRLPAVLPRVPFLVRRRTPYPWRYYLNYCTFNYSMTWWSWDRWEKEIDWMALHGINMPLAITGEEATWRNVYRSMGLSDTDLAHFFAGPAYLAWGWMGNLDGWGGPLPASWIDGHEALEKKILDRERALGMIPVLPAFTGHVPAAIARKFPTARLTRTNWHNGFDDTYILDPLDPLFADIARRFLREQERLYGTDHLYSADTFNENEPAAGDSASLASLSARIYAGMRAADPEAVWVMQGWLFYSDRKYWTEPRVRALLGAVPNDRMILLDLAAEISPVWKRTHSFYGKPWIWCQLNNFGGNVNLFGRIEGVAAGPAEALAANRAAADSVATATAPGPLSGIGLTMEAIAQNPVIYELTMTHAWRDSAVDLDHWLPAYARNRYGVDNAQADSAWTVLRHTVYNGQKIRDGAESIITARPTLDSQAVWTQTILNYDPADLLPAWDFLIKAAPACASSEGFRYDLVDVTRQVLANYALPLQRRWVDAYRRGDTATFDIESARFLDLISDLDTLLRTQRDFLLGPWLADARAWGKTPGEKALYERNARDLLTLWGGAESPLHEYANRQWSGLLNDFYRERWVHFFQFLRTHRLPDLAAFEPEIRAWEWDWVNRQNAFPTTPQGNPVATAQRLYDKYRAACVKNEPASAKNN, translated from the coding sequence ATGAATAGGGGACTTTGGTTAAGACTCTTACCGGCTGCCCTGGCCTTCTATACGATGAAGGCCCAGGGACAGCCGGTTCCTTTTGCAGCACCGGCCCAACCGGCCTCGGTCGCGGGCGCTTCCGCGGGCACACCCGCCCCGGATGCTCCCCCGCCCGGGGATCCCATGGGGCCTTTTGGCCAAGGCTCTTCCTCCGGCGCCGGCGCCTGGGCCGCCGGTACTGCGGAAGCTTCCGCCCAAGGCCTGATCCGGCGATTGCTGCCCACGCGCGTGGGGGATTTTATCGTGGAGCGCCTCGACGCGGGGCCTGATGCCGCCGCCGGACACGCCTCCGGGCGCGCCGACGGACAAGCCGCCGGGCGGGTCGACGGATACGCCTCAGGGCACGCCGACAGCCGCGACGTTTTCGAAATCGAAAGCCGGGGCCGCCGCATCGTCCTGCGCGGTAATACCGGCGTTTCCATTGCTTCCGCCCTTTATTACTACCTGACGGAATACGCCCACTGCCAGGTCACCTGGAACGGCAGCAACCTGCGCCTGCCCGCCGTGCTGCCGCGGGTGCCTTTTTTAGTGCGTCGCCGTACGCCCTATCCCTGGCGGTATTATTTGAATTATTGCACCTTCAACTACAGCATGACCTGGTGGAGCTGGGACCGCTGGGAAAAAGAAATCGACTGGATGGCCCTCCACGGCATCAACATGCCCCTCGCCATCACCGGTGAAGAAGCCACCTGGAGAAATGTCTACCGGTCCATGGGCCTAAGCGACACCGACCTCGCCCATTTTTTTGCCGGCCCCGCCTACCTGGCCTGGGGCTGGATGGGTAACCTCGATGGCTGGGGAGGCCCCCTGCCCGCGAGCTGGATCGACGGACACGAAGCCCTCGAAAAAAAGATCCTCGACCGCGAGCGCGCACTCGGTATGATCCCCGTGCTCCCCGCCTTTACCGGTCACGTACCCGCCGCCATCGCCCGCAAGTTTCCCACCGCGCGGCTCACCCGCACCAACTGGCACAACGGTTTTGACGATACCTATATCCTCGATCCCCTCGACCCCCTTTTTGCAGACATCGCCAGGCGCTTTCTCCGGGAGCAAGAGCGTTTATACGGGACCGACCACCTCTATTCAGCCGATACGTTTAACGAGAACGAACCCGCCGCCGGGGACAGCGCATCCCTCGCCTCCCTCAGCGCCCGCATCTATGCCGGCATGCGTGCCGCCGATCCCGAGGCCGTATGGGTCATGCAAGGCTGGCTCTTCTACAGCGACCGAAAATACTGGACGGAGCCCCGCGTGCGGGCGCTTCTTGGCGCCGTGCCCAACGATCGGATGATCCTCCTCGACCTCGCCGCCGAAATATCCCCCGTCTGGAAACGGACGCATTCGTTTTACGGGAAGCCTTGGATTTGGTGCCAGCTCAACAACTTCGGGGGCAATGTCAATTTGTTCGGGCGCATCGAAGGTGTAGCCGCGGGGCCCGCGGAGGCGCTGGCCGCGAATCGCGCGGCGGCGGACAGCGTCGCGACCGCTACCGCGCCCGGCCCCCTGTCCGGCATCGGCCTCACCATGGAAGCCATCGCGCAAAACCCCGTCATCTACGAGCTCACGATGACCCACGCCTGGAGAGACAGCGCCGTCGACCTCGACCACTGGCTCCCGGCGTATGCGCGTAACCGTTATGGTGTGGACAATGCACAGGCCGACTCCGCCTGGACCGTGCTCCGGCACACCGTGTACAATGGCCAGAAAATCCGCGACGGCGCCGAATCCATCATCACCGCACGGCCCACGCTCGATTCTCAGGCCGTCTGGACGCAAACGATCCTCAACTACGATCCGGCGGACCTGCTACCCGCCTGGGACTTTTTGATCAAAGCCGCCCCCGCCTGCGCTTCCAGCGAAGGCTTCCGGTACGACCTCGTGGACGTCACCCGCCAGGTGCTCGCCAATTATGCGCTGCCACTGCAAAGACGCTGGGTGGATGCGTACCGCCGCGGCGACACGGCGACCTTTGACATTGAGTCCGCACGTTTCCTCGACCTCATCAGCGACCTTGATACGCTCTTGCGTACCCAACGCGACTTCCTATTGGGCCCCTGGCTGGCCGATGCCCGCGCCTGGGGGAAGACTCCCGGGGAAAAGGCTTTGTACGAACGCAACGCCCGCGACCTCCTCACCCTTTGGGGTGGGGCGGAAAGCCCGCTCCACGAATACGCCAACCGCCAATGGAGCGGATTGCTTAATGATTTTTACCGGGAACGCTGGGTACACTTTTTCCAATTTCTGCGCACCCATCGATTGCCGGACCTCGCAGCCTTCGAGCCGGAGATCCGGGCCTGGGAGTGGGACTGGGTAAACCGTCAAAATGCCTTCCCGACAACGCCCCAAGGCAACCCGGTCGCCACCGCGCAGCGTTTGTATGACAAGTACCGCGCGGCTTGCGTCAAAAACGAACCTGCCTCCGCCAAAAACAACTAA